In one Parageobacillus genomosp. 1 genomic region, the following are encoded:
- a CDS encoding sporulation protein, with amino-acid sequence MWKKLLSKLGVGAAKVDLVLHRPQVRLGEKLEGEFLVEGGTVEQQIRKLEVELQLTVQTDGKAYRRTVAVIPVAPAFTIQPGERKVLPFSYVLPLHLPITRHSVRYTFVTRLDIADGVDAFDQDAIHILPPLALEKLFQAFANLGFREKPSSGKISAYGQEFAFFPTNTFKGTVQEIEFFALLEEKGVRLYLEVDIWNGLRESEMKQELFFRYEELDDLEGTAQTLQRAIEKAVQAAQNSSFHMGTVYAPPYTSPHAYGPHHNHHHGGHSMTGAIGGFAAGMLAGMVAEELLEEVVEEALDPDLGDVMDIGDWFDGGDDII; translated from the coding sequence ATGTGGAAAAAGCTTTTGTCAAAACTTGGAGTAGGAGCTGCGAAAGTAGACCTTGTGCTGCATCGTCCTCAAGTACGTCTAGGAGAGAAATTGGAAGGAGAATTTTTGGTTGAAGGGGGGACGGTGGAACAACAAATTCGCAAGCTGGAAGTGGAATTGCAGCTCACCGTTCAGACCGATGGAAAAGCATATCGCCGAACGGTGGCCGTCATTCCCGTTGCCCCTGCGTTTACTATTCAGCCTGGGGAAAGAAAGGTATTGCCGTTTTCCTATGTTCTTCCGCTGCATTTGCCAATTACGCGTCATAGTGTGCGCTATACGTTTGTGACGCGTTTGGACATTGCCGATGGGGTCGATGCTTTTGACCAGGATGCGATTCATATTCTTCCGCCGTTAGCGCTCGAGAAATTGTTTCAAGCGTTTGCGAATCTTGGCTTCCGTGAGAAACCTTCTTCGGGAAAAATCAGTGCGTACGGCCAGGAATTTGCCTTCTTCCCGACAAACACGTTTAAAGGAACGGTACAGGAAATAGAATTTTTTGCCCTGCTCGAAGAGAAAGGGGTTCGGTTGTATCTCGAAGTAGACATATGGAACGGATTGCGTGAAAGCGAGATGAAACAAGAGCTGTTTTTCCGTTATGAAGAGCTGGATGATTTGGAAGGAACAGCCCAAACGTTGCAACGTGCAATCGAAAAAGCAGTTCAAGCCGCTCAGAACTCTTCCTTCCATATGGGCACTGTCTATGCGCCGCCGTATACCTCTCCACATGCATACGGTCCTCATCACAATCATCACCATGGTGGGCATAGCATGACGGGAGCGATTGGCGGATTTGCGGCAGGAATGCTTGCGGGTATGGTGGCTGAGGAATTGTTGGAAGAGGTCGTTGAAGAAGCGCTAGATCCCGATTTAGGCGATGTGATGGATATAGGTGATTGGTTCGACGGTGGAGACGATATTATATAA
- a CDS encoding SGNH/GDSL hydrolase family protein: protein MKLEGRIVFIGDSITESGRWKDPEQIGYGYVRLIRDYLITAYPNRFFDVINRGVSGNRMPDLLARWERDVIDLQPDVVSISIGINDVWRQLDHPEKEQVYPDQFEQVYTQLAVQTKEKTKAQLIFMEPTIIGEYIHSQGNIKLKPYVEIVQKMAQRFQGILVPTHQAFLAYLQARSPYRLTTDGVHMNSIGNMLMTRTWIGAVKKVN from the coding sequence ATGAAGCTCGAAGGAAGAATCGTGTTCATCGGCGACAGTATTACCGAATCAGGAAGATGGAAAGACCCGGAACAAATTGGCTACGGGTATGTCCGGCTGATCCGCGACTACCTTATTACCGCTTATCCGAATCGCTTCTTCGATGTCATCAATCGCGGCGTCAGCGGCAACCGCATGCCCGACCTGCTTGCGAGATGGGAGCGGGACGTTATCGATCTGCAGCCAGATGTCGTTTCCATTTCGATCGGCATCAATGATGTATGGCGCCAGCTCGACCATCCAGAGAAAGAGCAAGTATATCCGGACCAATTTGAACAAGTATATACGCAGCTGGCTGTGCAAACGAAGGAAAAAACGAAAGCGCAACTGATATTTATGGAGCCGACCATTATCGGCGAGTACATTCATTCACAAGGAAACATAAAGCTGAAACCGTATGTGGAAATTGTGCAAAAAATGGCGCAGCGGTTTCAAGGCATTTTAGTGCCTACCCATCAGGCGTTTCTCGCCTATTTGCAAGCACGTTCGCCATATCGGCTGACAACAGACGGTGTTCATATGAATTCCATCGGCAATATGCTGATGACGCGTACTTGGATAGGTGCTGTGAAAAAAGTGAATTGA
- a CDS encoding undecaprenyl-diphosphate phosphatase, translating into MDIVEIIKAIILGMVEGLTEFAPVSSTGHMIIVDDMWLQSQEFLGKYAANTFKVVIQLGSILAVVVVFKDRFIDLLGLRGRHRDGQPRLKLMQVIVGLIPAGVLGVLFEDYIDEHLFSTATVLIGLVLGALLMIAADVFAKKAPKAQTVDQITYKQALIVGLVQCLSLWPGFSRSGSTISGGVLAGMSHRAAADFTFIMAVPIMAGASGLSLLKNWQYVTAADIPFFIAGFISAFLFALLAIRFFLKLINQIRLVPFAVYRIVLALVIYVLYF; encoded by the coding sequence ATGGACATTGTAGAGATTATAAAGGCCATTATTTTAGGAATGGTCGAAGGATTAACAGAGTTTGCCCCGGTTTCCTCAACGGGTCATATGATTATTGTCGATGATATGTGGCTGCAATCGCAGGAATTTTTAGGGAAGTATGCGGCAAACACGTTTAAAGTCGTCATCCAGCTCGGCTCGATTTTGGCGGTCGTTGTCGTGTTTAAAGACCGATTTATCGACTTGCTTGGGCTGCGCGGACGCCATCGCGATGGACAGCCGCGCTTGAAGCTGATGCAAGTGATTGTCGGACTCATTCCAGCAGGGGTATTAGGGGTGTTGTTTGAGGATTATATTGACGAGCACTTATTTTCGACCGCAACCGTGTTGATCGGATTAGTGCTCGGGGCGCTATTGATGATCGCCGCCGATGTATTTGCCAAAAAGGCGCCAAAAGCGCAAACGGTCGACCAAATTACATATAAGCAGGCGCTTATCGTCGGTCTTGTTCAATGTTTGTCCTTATGGCCAGGATTTTCCCGATCCGGCTCAACGATTTCCGGCGGGGTGCTGGCGGGAATGAGCCACCGCGCCGCGGCCGACTTCACGTTCATTATGGCTGTACCGATTATGGCCGGCGCAAGTGGCTTGTCGCTGTTAAAAAACTGGCAGTACGTGACCGCGGCCGATATCCCGTTTTTCATCGCTGGGTTTATTAGCGCATTTTTGTTTGCCTTGCTCGCGATTCGCTTTTTCTTAAAGCTGATTAACCAAATTCGCCTCGTGCCGTTTGCGGTGTACCGCATTGTCTTGGCGCTTGTCATTTACGTCTTGTATTTCTAG
- a CDS encoding putative holin-like toxin, with protein MPMTVFEALMFAIAFASLIVSILSYSQKK; from the coding sequence ATGCCGATGACAGTGTTTGAAGCGTTAATGTTTGCGATAGCTTTTGCAAGTCTTATCGTTTCAATACTGTCTTACAGTCAAAAGAAATAA
- a CDS encoding aldehyde dehydrogenase family protein produces the protein MTTVATQLSPRLVEFLKGVKKLYINGEFVDSVSGKTFQTFNPATGEVLATVSEAVAEDIDLAVKAAREAFDNGPWRKMGSAERSRLMYKLADLMEEHKLELAQLETLDNGKPFAETSNADVPLAIEHIRYYAGWATKIVGQTIPVQGNYFNYTLHEPVGVVGQIIPWNFPILMAAWKLGAALATGCTIVLKPAENTPLSALYLAQLISEAGFPKGVINIVPGYGPTAGQALVDHPLVDKIAFTGSTNVGKSIMRSAANTLKRVTLELGGKSPNIILPDADLSKAIPGALRGIMFNQGQVCAAGSRLYVQKKMYDNVVADLASAAKSIKLGNGLEPDTTMGPLISAQQQARVKGYIDKGIEEGAEVVTGGTIPFEKGYFVSPTIFADVDHNMTIAKEEIFGPVVAAMPFDDIDDLVKKANDSIYGLAAGVWTQDLKKAHLIAHKLQAGTVWVNCYNVFDAASPFGGYKQSGIGREMGSYALENYTEVKSVWINMN, from the coding sequence GTGACAACAGTGGCAACTCAATTAAGTCCAAGATTAGTAGAATTTTTAAAAGGGGTTAAAAAATTATACATAAACGGGGAATTTGTAGATTCCGTTTCCGGGAAAACGTTCCAAACATTTAATCCTGCTACAGGTGAGGTATTGGCGACTGTTTCCGAAGCAGTTGCAGAAGATATCGATTTAGCTGTTAAAGCAGCTCGCGAAGCATTTGACAACGGTCCTTGGAGAAAGATGGGTAGTGCGGAGCGCAGTCGATTGATGTATAAATTAGCTGACTTGATGGAAGAGCATAAATTAGAGTTAGCACAGTTAGAAACTTTAGATAATGGTAAACCATTTGCGGAAACATCTAATGCTGATGTTCCTTTAGCTATTGAGCACATCCGCTATTACGCTGGTTGGGCTACAAAGATTGTCGGGCAAACTATTCCTGTTCAAGGCAATTACTTTAACTATACTTTACACGAACCTGTTGGAGTAGTAGGGCAAATTATTCCTTGGAACTTCCCAATACTGATGGCGGCTTGGAAATTGGGCGCTGCTTTAGCAACGGGATGTACAATCGTGTTAAAACCGGCTGAAAATACTCCATTATCCGCTTTATATTTAGCTCAATTAATTAGTGAAGCTGGATTCCCTAAAGGTGTAATCAATATCGTGCCAGGCTATGGTCCAACTGCTGGACAAGCACTAGTAGATCATCCGTTAGTGGATAAAATTGCATTCACAGGTTCTACTAATGTAGGTAAATCTATTATGAGATCTGCTGCTAATACACTAAAACGTGTGACTCTTGAATTAGGCGGCAAATCTCCTAATATTATTCTTCCAGATGCTGACCTTTCAAAAGCCATTCCAGGGGCTTTAAGAGGAATTATGTTCAACCAAGGACAAGTTTGTGCTGCTGGAAGCCGTTTATATGTCCAAAAGAAAATGTATGACAATGTAGTAGCTGATTTAGCATCTGCTGCAAAATCAATTAAACTAGGTAATGGTTTAGAACCGGATACTACAATGGGTCCACTTATTTCAGCACAACAACAAGCTCGTGTAAAAGGTTATATTGACAAGGGAATTGAAGAAGGGGCAGAAGTCGTAACCGGTGGAACGATTCCATTTGAGAAAGGATACTTCGTTTCTCCAACCATCTTTGCAGATGTGGATCACAATATGACCATCGCAAAAGAAGAAATTTTCGGACCAGTTGTTGCAGCAATGCCATTTGATGATATTGATGATCTGGTTAAAAAAGCGAACGACAGCATTTATGGCCTTGCAGCTGGCGTTTGGACTCAAGACTTGAAAAAAGCTCACCTAATTGCTCATAAACTGCAAGCTGGAACAGTGTGGGTAAACTGCTACAACGTCTTTGACGCTGCTTCTCCGTTTGGCGGTTATAAACAATCAGGTATCGGCCGCGAAATGGGTAGCTATGCTTTAGAAAACTATACCGAAGTGAAGAGTGTCTGGATCAATATGAACTAA
- the argS gene encoding arginine--tRNA ligase, which translates to MDYKKNVTSCLVSLLGEHLSEQQINELMEIPKHPSYGDVAFPCFTLAKVLRKSPVAIAAELAENLRHPLFDKVEAKGAYVNVFLNKSAISKQIIGTIVKQQSHYGDLSLGQGETIVLDFSSPNIAKPFSMGHLRSTVIGNAIANIAEKCGYHTVRINHLGDWGTQFGKLIAAYKHWGDESKISKNPIQELFHLYVKFHEEAETNEQLEQEGRAWFKKLEDGDEEAYRLWKWFRDESLKDFNRIYELLGISFDSYNGEAFYNDKMDRVIQLLEEQGLLSESEGALVVRLNEYELPPCLIKKSDGATLYATRDLAAALYRYETYAFSRALYVVGHEQRLHFEQVFSVLKKLGFAWANAMTHVPFGLMLKDGKKMSTRKGRVILLEDVLKDAIALAKQNIAEKNPNVKNTDEVARQVGVGAVIFYDLKHQRTNNIEFSLEDMLKFEGETGPYVQYTHARACSILRNAPTPVTDHIQGLTDEGSWEIVKLLAAFPTVIEKAYEHLDPSLIAKYLIDLSQTFNSYYAHTKILTEDELLHSRLALVYATTVVLKEGLRLLGIRAPEEM; encoded by the coding sequence ATGGACTATAAAAAAAACGTTACTAGCTGTCTCGTTTCCTTGCTGGGTGAACACCTTTCCGAACAACAAATTAATGAACTGATGGAAATTCCAAAACATCCTTCTTACGGGGACGTTGCATTCCCGTGCTTTACGCTCGCCAAAGTGCTTCGGAAATCTCCCGTCGCCATCGCGGCAGAGCTTGCCGAAAACCTTCGTCATCCTCTCTTTGATAAAGTCGAGGCGAAGGGAGCATACGTGAACGTCTTTTTGAACAAATCGGCAATCAGCAAACAAATCATCGGGACCATTGTGAAACAACAGAGTCATTACGGTGATCTATCGTTAGGACAAGGAGAAACGATCGTTCTCGATTTCTCGTCGCCGAATATCGCAAAACCTTTTTCAATGGGGCATCTCCGTTCCACCGTTATTGGAAATGCCATTGCCAATATCGCCGAAAAATGTGGCTACCATACCGTCAGAATTAATCATTTGGGCGATTGGGGCACTCAATTTGGAAAACTCATTGCCGCCTATAAACATTGGGGCGATGAAAGCAAAATTAGCAAAAACCCGATTCAGGAACTGTTTCATCTGTATGTGAAGTTTCATGAGGAAGCGGAAACAAACGAACAGCTGGAGCAGGAAGGACGAGCATGGTTCAAAAAACTCGAGGATGGGGACGAGGAAGCATATCGCCTCTGGAAATGGTTCCGCGACGAGTCTTTAAAAGACTTCAACCGTATCTATGAGTTGTTGGGAATTTCCTTTGACTCATATAACGGGGAAGCATTTTACAATGATAAAATGGATCGTGTTATTCAGCTGCTCGAGGAGCAAGGACTATTAAGCGAATCCGAAGGAGCACTAGTGGTTCGCCTCAATGAATATGAATTGCCACCTTGTCTCATAAAAAAATCAGATGGTGCTACTTTGTATGCTACCCGCGATTTAGCGGCGGCTCTTTATCGCTACGAAACGTATGCGTTTTCGCGGGCTCTTTATGTCGTTGGGCACGAACAGCGCCTTCACTTTGAGCAAGTATTTTCCGTGCTGAAAAAACTTGGGTTTGCGTGGGCAAACGCCATGACTCATGTTCCATTCGGTCTTATGCTAAAAGACGGCAAAAAAATGTCCACAAGAAAAGGACGCGTGATTTTGCTCGAAGATGTTCTTAAAGACGCGATTGCCCTTGCGAAGCAAAACATTGCCGAAAAAAATCCGAACGTCAAAAACACAGATGAAGTAGCGCGTCAAGTTGGTGTTGGCGCTGTCATTTTTTACGATTTAAAACATCAACGAACAAACAACATTGAATTTTCGTTGGAAGACATGTTGAAATTTGAAGGAGAAACAGGGCCGTACGTGCAATATACACACGCAAGAGCCTGCTCGATTTTACGGAACGCTCCAACACCTGTAACGGATCATATCCAAGGGCTAACAGACGAAGGGAGCTGGGAAATCGTCAAACTCCTTGCTGCTTTCCCTACCGTCATTGAGAAAGCATATGAACATCTCGATCCTTCGCTTATTGCTAAGTATCTTATTGACTTGTCCCAAACATTCAACAGCTACTACGCCCATACAAAAATCCTTACCGAAGATGAACTGCTCCACTCACGGCTTGCCTTAGTGTACGCGACAACAGTTGTATTAAAAGAAGGATTGCGGCTGTTAGGAATTCGCGCTCCTGAAGAAATGTAG
- a CDS encoding undecaprenyldiphospho-muramoylpentapeptide beta-N-acetylglucosaminyltransferase gives MSKKIILTGGGTAGHVMVNVALIPKLKAQGWNIAYIGSHQGIEREIIAKMDGVPYFPISTGKLRRYFDWNNFKDPFKVLKGTWQAYRIIKEEKPDVIFSKGGFVSVPVIIGAWLNGVPSIIHESDITPGLANKIAMPFATKICVTFPETMRHVKKEKGVYVGAVIREELKQGDADKGRQLCQFQKGKPVLLAMGGSLGSKRINDALRANLPKLLADFQIVHICGKGNVDAKLAKEKGYKQFEYVHEELPHLMAMADIVLSRAGANSIFEFLALRKPMLLIPLSKEASRGDQILNARSFEKSGYAKVLLEEELTNESLLKGIYHLYRDRQKYIDHMNKSEANDVLNKLIALINEASKK, from the coding sequence TTGAGCAAAAAAATTATCCTTACCGGCGGCGGCACAGCTGGGCATGTCATGGTCAATGTCGCGCTAATTCCGAAATTAAAAGCACAAGGCTGGAACATTGCCTATATCGGTTCCCACCAAGGCATCGAACGGGAAATTATCGCAAAGATGGACGGCGTGCCTTACTTTCCGATTTCTACCGGAAAGTTACGCCGCTATTTCGATTGGAACAACTTTAAAGATCCGTTTAAAGTCTTGAAAGGCACTTGGCAAGCGTACCGCATCATCAAAGAAGAAAAGCCGGACGTCATCTTTTCCAAAGGCGGATTTGTGTCCGTTCCCGTCATTATCGGCGCGTGGTTAAACGGGGTGCCCTCCATCATTCACGAATCGGATATTACCCCAGGACTGGCCAATAAAATCGCAATGCCGTTTGCGACCAAAATTTGCGTCACATTCCCGGAAACGATGCGCCACGTTAAGAAAGAAAAAGGCGTTTACGTCGGGGCGGTCATTCGTGAGGAATTAAAGCAGGGAGACGCCGACAAAGGACGACAGCTTTGCCAATTTCAAAAAGGAAAGCCGGTTCTTCTCGCCATGGGCGGAAGTCTCGGTTCGAAGCGGATTAACGACGCGCTGCGCGCGAATTTGCCAAAACTGCTTGCTGATTTTCAAATCGTCCATATTTGCGGAAAAGGAAATGTCGACGCTAAACTGGCGAAAGAAAAAGGCTATAAGCAATTTGAATACGTCCATGAAGAGCTTCCTCATCTGATGGCGATGGCCGATATCGTCCTATCACGCGCCGGCGCCAACTCGATTTTCGAGTTTCTCGCCTTGCGCAAGCCGATGCTGCTCATTCCTCTTTCCAAAGAGGCAAGCCGCGGCGACCAAATTTTAAACGCCCGCTCTTTCGAAAAATCGGGTTACGCCAAAGTGCTGTTAGAGGAAGAATTGACCAATGAATCGTTATTAAAAGGTATTTATCATTTATACCGAGACCGACAAAAATATATTGATCATATGAACAAGTCCGAGGCGAACGATGTGTTAAACAAGCTCATTGCATTGATTAACGAAGCCAGCAAAAAGTAA
- a CDS encoding polysaccharide deacetylase family protein — protein sequence MQWLVLLSLVAGIVLYGIVPTIVIRKTRFRIYREGPSENMIALTFDDGPDPYYTPRLLDLLKKHQVKATFFVVGSKAKQYPDIVRRMHEEGHEIGIHHYRHISNWLILPPFLEKGLRKSADIIEQIIGKRPIYYRPPWGHFNLFTPLVQKKYITVLWTYILGDWNAKLGTMELFRRLRNSMKGGAIIVLHDSGDTLGADKQAPEQMLAALELLLKEETAKKLRWVTITDFMNVQTNKQISSI from the coding sequence ATGCAATGGCTTGTTTTACTTAGCCTTGTGGCGGGAATCGTATTATACGGCATCGTTCCGACGATCGTGATTCGGAAGACAAGGTTTCGCATCTACCGGGAAGGACCGTCCGAAAACATGATTGCGTTAACGTTTGATGACGGTCCGGATCCGTATTATACACCAAGATTATTAGATTTATTAAAAAAACATCAAGTGAAGGCGACGTTTTTTGTGGTTGGGAGCAAAGCAAAACAATATCCTGATATTGTCAGAAGGATGCATGAGGAGGGGCATGAAATCGGCATTCACCATTACCGGCATATCAGCAATTGGCTGATACTTCCGCCTTTTTTGGAAAAAGGATTGCGGAAATCAGCAGATATTATTGAACAGATTATTGGAAAGCGGCCCATCTATTATCGTCCGCCTTGGGGACATTTTAATTTGTTTACCCCGCTTGTGCAAAAGAAATATATTACGGTGCTGTGGACTTACATCCTTGGCGACTGGAATGCAAAGCTTGGTACGATGGAATTGTTCCGCCGCCTTCGAAATAGTATGAAGGGTGGAGCGATTATTGTTCTCCATGACAGCGGCGATACGCTTGGCGCTGACAAACAGGCGCCAGAACAAATGCTTGCGGCGCTGGAGCTGTTGCTAAAGGAAGAAACGGCGAAAAAGCTGCGCTGGGTGACGATTACAGATTTCATGAATGTGCAAACTAATAAACAAATCTCATCAATATAA
- a CDS encoding DedA family protein has protein sequence MDTSILFSYLQSYGYVIIFVFLFFGIVGIPAPEESLLFFLGIVIARQQLLWEYCIITSWCGVVIGMITAYGIGRFFGAPFIQKYGKYLGIKEEKWERAKQLFHRYGKWGILFGYYIPGVRQISPYMAGVIHFPFRSFVLLASLGATLWIVPVMLAGMLLGRHMQIPLIYFPLIGLALFVLFLFATWIGQRLRKKSLEN, from the coding sequence ATGGATACGAGTATTCTCTTTTCGTATTTGCAATCATACGGATATGTCATTATTTTCGTGTTTTTGTTTTTCGGTATTGTCGGCATTCCGGCGCCGGAAGAGAGTTTACTGTTTTTTCTTGGCATCGTAATTGCTAGGCAACAGCTTTTATGGGAATATTGTATAATCACCAGCTGGTGCGGCGTAGTGATCGGGATGATCACCGCTTACGGCATCGGGCGCTTTTTTGGGGCGCCATTTATTCAAAAGTACGGAAAGTATTTAGGGATTAAAGAAGAAAAGTGGGAGCGGGCAAAACAGCTGTTTCATCGCTATGGAAAATGGGGGATTTTATTTGGCTATTACATTCCGGGAGTTCGGCAAATTTCTCCGTACATGGCAGGGGTTATTCATTTTCCGTTCCGTTCGTTTGTGTTGCTTGCTTCGCTTGGTGCGACGCTTTGGATTGTACCGGTCATGCTTGCCGGAATGTTGCTCGGGCGGCATATGCAAATTCCGTTGATTTATTTTCCTCTAATTGGGTTGGCATTGTTTGTATTATTTCTATTTGCAACATGGATTGGGCAGCGACTGCGCAAAAAATCTTTGGAAAACTAA